A DNA window from Paenibacillus segetis contains the following coding sequences:
- the ftsX gene encoding permease-like cell division protein FtsX → MNFNTPLRHIREGTKSLLRNGWMSVASITSIIVSLFILGVFALLVLNVNSFADDADNQVQINVYMGAKVDEALLAKIQSEIGLMEEVSRVTLIGKSEGLKDFKEKLGEEGKDLLEGYTEETNPIPDTLKVEVIEPTTAPYLASKIEDLNKKYPDNPIYKVRYGQGTVEKLFKITRAVRNIGFAFVAGLGVMAMFLISNTIRVTILARRREIGIMKLVGATNRFIRWPFFVEGALIGLIGSGITVGILFLGYNQVVGAIQGDITMGFRLVPLNDVSLELGGLIVGLGLLIGIWGSTMSIRKFLKV, encoded by the coding sequence ATGAATTTTAACACCCCCTTGCGGCATATTCGCGAAGGAACAAAGAGTTTATTACGTAACGGATGGATGTCTGTAGCCTCGATTACATCTATTATTGTTTCTTTATTTATTTTGGGCGTGTTTGCATTATTGGTCTTGAACGTGAACTCTTTTGCAGATGACGCAGATAACCAGGTTCAGATCAATGTATATATGGGAGCTAAAGTAGACGAAGCATTATTAGCTAAGATACAGAGCGAAATCGGATTAATGGAAGAGGTCAGTCGCGTTACCCTGATCGGTAAGTCTGAAGGACTTAAAGATTTCAAGGAGAAGCTAGGTGAAGAGGGCAAAGACTTGCTGGAAGGTTATACGGAAGAGACGAATCCGATTCCAGATACACTCAAAGTAGAGGTTATTGAACCGACTACAGCCCCTTATCTAGCAAGCAAAATTGAGGATTTGAATAAGAAGTATCCTGATAATCCGATCTATAAAGTCAGATATGGACAAGGGACCGTAGAGAAACTGTTCAAAATTACGCGAGCAGTAAGAAACATCGGTTTTGCATTCGTTGCAGGGCTGGGAGTTATGGCTATGTTCCTGATTTCCAATACGATTCGGGTGACCATTCTGGCTCGCCGCCGTGAAATAGGTATTATGAAGTTGGTTGGAGCGACAAACCGATTTATCAGGTGGCCGTTCTTCGTGGAAGGCGCATTAATTGGACTTATTGGTTCTGGCATCACCGTAGGTATTCTATTCTTGGGTTACAACCAAGTTGTGGGGGCTATCCAAGGAGATATTACGATGGGATTTCGTCTAGTGCCACTTAACGATGTTTCTCTAGAGCTAGGTGGTTTGATCGTTGGACTTGGCCTCCTGATAGGAATATGGGGCAGTACGATGTCGATACGTAAATTTTTGAAGGTCTAG
- the argH gene encoding argininosuccinate lyase, which translates to MSKLWGGRFTKQTNRLVEEYTASIGFDKALAAEDVQGSLAHVSMLGKCGILPEEDVDKIKEGLHTILHKISRGELEYSVSDEDIHMNIEKQLIDEVGPVGGKLHTGRSRNDQVATDMHLYLRKRVVEFAGLLHDLQEALIGQAKANLNTILPGYTHLQRAQPILFAHHLMAYVSMFQRDIERLQDSYKRINVLPLGAGALAGTTFPIDRHFVAQQLNFDSVYENSLDAVSDRDFIIEFLADASIIMMHLSRLSEELVLWSSTEFRFIELDDAFCTGSSIMPQKKNPDVPELVRGKTGRVYGNLMGLLTVLKSLPLAYNKDMQEDKEGMFDTVATLQGALQLFAPMIATMTVNGDRMREAVNKDFSNATDIADFLANKGMPFRQAHEVIGKTVLYCIQNNKYLLDLTLEEFKTFSSLFDESIYQVLQPETVVNARNVYGGTATEQVAAAITRAEEKLQASGVWVAEYLEKSK; encoded by the coding sequence GTGAGTAAGCTGTGGGGAGGACGTTTCACCAAACAGACGAACCGATTAGTTGAAGAATATACCGCATCCATTGGGTTTGATAAAGCATTAGCAGCAGAAGATGTACAAGGAAGTCTGGCGCATGTATCCATGCTCGGTAAATGCGGGATACTTCCTGAAGAGGATGTAGATAAGATTAAGGAAGGGCTTCATACTATTCTGCACAAGATTTCTCGCGGAGAATTGGAATATTCCGTATCGGACGAAGACATCCATATGAACATCGAGAAACAGTTGATTGATGAAGTGGGTCCTGTGGGCGGTAAACTGCATACTGGCCGCAGTCGTAACGATCAGGTAGCAACAGATATGCATTTGTATTTGCGTAAGCGTGTCGTTGAGTTCGCTGGTTTGTTGCATGATTTGCAGGAGGCATTGATTGGACAAGCTAAGGCTAACTTGAATACCATCTTACCAGGGTATACTCATCTTCAACGGGCACAGCCTATTCTATTCGCACATCACTTGATGGCGTATGTCTCGATGTTCCAGCGGGATATTGAGCGTCTGCAAGACAGCTACAAACGCATCAATGTATTACCTCTTGGAGCTGGGGCGCTTGCGGGCACAACATTCCCGATAGACCGTCATTTTGTAGCGCAGCAATTGAACTTTGACAGTGTCTACGAGAACAGTCTGGATGCGGTTAGCGATCGCGATTTCATTATTGAGTTTCTAGCGGATGCTTCCATCATTATGATGCATCTGTCCCGTCTCAGCGAAGAGCTGGTACTCTGGAGTAGTACAGAATTCCGCTTTATTGAACTGGACGATGCATTCTGTACAGGTAGCAGCATTATGCCACAGAAGAAAAATCCTGATGTACCGGAACTGGTTCGTGGTAAAACAGGGCGTGTGTACGGTAACCTGATGGGTCTTCTGACAGTGCTAAAATCACTGCCACTGGCTTATAACAAAGACATGCAGGAAGATAAGGAAGGCATGTTCGATACCGTAGCTACGCTGCAAGGTGCTTTGCAACTGTTTGCTCCAATGATCGCGACAATGACGGTGAATGGAGATCGGATGCGTGAAGCGGTGAACAAGGATTTCTCCAACGCTACAGATATTGCTGATTTCCTTGCTAACAAAGGAATGCCTTTCCGTCAGGCCCATGAGGTTATTGGTAAGACCGTGCTGTATTGCATCCAAAATAATAAATATTTGCTTGATCTCACATTAGAGGAATTTAAGACCTTCTCATCTCTGTTTGATGAGAGTATCTACCAGGTGCTGCAACCTGAAACGGTGGTTAACGCGCGTAACGTATATGGTGGCACAGCGACCGAACAAGTGGCTGCTGCAATTACTCGAGCAGAAGAGAAGCTTCAGGCTTCGGGAGTATGGGTTGCAGAATACTTAGAGAAAAGTAAATAA
- a CDS encoding CynX/NimT family MFS transporter, with the protein MNKDMTNSLSSPRSTSITLLVLAILLTSATLRAPITGVGSLISEIQADYGLSHTISGMLTTLPLIAFSVFALVAPKLSRKFGMEWTLIYCMIALTTGIVIRYLPNVTALFIGTALIGSAIAVCNVLVPGLIKRDFPLRIGLMTSLYTSSMNMWAAISSGISIPLSNTAIGWRGSLSCWVILTVITTLVWLPQLRRKPAKISSNGAAQKRKSGSVWRSSVAWQITIFMGLQSIMFYVGITWLPEILHEKGMSPEKAGWMLSLMQIMSMIGSFIMPLIATRTQSQKILAASSSALFLIGFSGIWLGLPSLAPLFIMSIGLGCGTTFSLVILFFALRSRSAEQAAEMSGMAQSIGYLLASVGPTMFGFLHDKSGNWNTPLATMVCLTLFTIAFGYAAGRKGYIHPE; encoded by the coding sequence ATGAATAAAGATATGACTAACTCACTTAGCTCTCCACGTAGCACCTCCATCACGCTACTGGTCCTCGCTATTCTTCTGACGTCTGCTACACTGCGAGCCCCTATTACGGGTGTCGGATCTCTTATAAGTGAAATTCAAGCTGACTACGGGCTGTCTCACACGATTTCCGGGATGCTGACGACTTTACCATTGATCGCATTTTCGGTATTTGCCTTGGTTGCGCCTAAGCTATCACGTAAATTCGGTATGGAATGGACGTTAATCTATTGCATGATTGCTTTAACAACTGGAATTGTCATTCGTTATCTTCCTAATGTTACGGCTTTATTCATAGGTACGGCATTAATAGGTAGCGCAATTGCTGTATGTAATGTGCTCGTTCCTGGATTGATCAAACGGGACTTCCCCCTTAGAATTGGGCTGATGACAAGCTTATACACTTCTTCCATGAACATGTGGGCGGCCATTTCTTCAGGAATCAGCATTCCGCTCTCGAACACTGCGATTGGGTGGCGAGGATCTCTGAGTTGCTGGGTAATTCTTACCGTTATAACCACCTTGGTATGGCTACCACAGCTTCGCCGCAAGCCTGCAAAGATAAGCTCCAATGGTGCAGCGCAGAAGCGTAAATCAGGATCCGTATGGCGTTCTTCTGTTGCATGGCAAATTACGATATTCATGGGGCTCCAATCGATCATGTTCTATGTCGGGATCACTTGGTTGCCAGAAATTCTTCATGAAAAGGGTATGAGTCCCGAAAAGGCCGGCTGGATGTTATCCCTCATGCAGATTATGAGCATGATTGGATCTTTCATTATGCCGCTAATCGCCACGCGGACCCAAAGTCAGAAAATATTAGCCGCATCATCATCTGCGTTATTTTTAATTGGATTTAGCGGAATTTGGTTAGGTCTTCCGTCGCTTGCACCACTGTTCATTATGTCGATCGGGCTTGGCTGTGGTACAACCTTTAGCCTTGTCATTCTATTCTTTGCACTCCGTTCACGATCTGCAGAGCAAGCCGCTGAAATGTCGGGTATGGCTCAGTCTATCGGATATTTGCTGGCCTCAGTTGGCCCGACCATGTTCGGCTTCCTTCACGACAAAAGTGGGAACTGGAACACCCCGCTTGCCACGATGGTCTGCCTAACCCTTTTCACCATTGCTTTCGGGTATGCAGCTGGACGGAAAGGTTATATCCACCCCGAGTGA
- a CDS encoding YcdB/YcdC domain-containing protein — translation MSKNKAWKFQHTTKVACLSVAALSLLFPQGLALANSDGTSSGSNTVTQNVTVSTSDTVYESLSNEMKIKIAAGEIPMPEPVVADLSKVKFTKEQAITKLTELFPILKEASVQSVELGNNNEYPASKNQMIWNIYWNYQVGNSGYGFNSQVDAVTGDLINAYISMPIEGNQSYYPPKLSKEQALEQAKSFVAKAAPSLSLKDLQLEENNWNGGNISLFGPVQYGFSFKILRNGIPSSSDYIYISIDANGSVTQFSKPSDGVEYPSSVASISQEAVEKKFVDQFDVELSYIPIYKNGVTSNWILGWRPTDNAVNSFDATTGNKIDFQGEEVSSSPVIYTDVPVTKDIIFQARSQSSELTAEEAAKLVEQVAVIPEGRTLISKMLDKDYMDPNRKIWRLTWGKKDAAYASGFPSQSSAEIDAITGEIVSFRLAEYGSQDLQALLPTPSGAIKLTKETAKQKAIEFVNRLYPSASQNLKLTERGDDSNLNKEGTQYNFRFIRHINGVPIGSGSVSVTFDIYGRLQYYSADRVQNLEKITGTSVATVTKEEALTAYQNQYKLKLQYSRIGGYYVDNSYIDPAMYLVYSPEPADPTRPYEMLDATSGKWITVYEGGTLPEAVIKPIDLKGHWAEQDLSTLVEYYIITPDEQGNVKPNEVVSVGDWLTMMVKASSPYYASYSSYYGMSEPKSIAGVAPDSPYYNVVSYAAERQWISRDDKLQMDQKLTREQLAVMLTAIVKYNKLSAFMGQDSVVRQYSDFAKIGNPGAVALAVKLGLLQGKNGKFNPEQTVTKAEVASVIMRLVKLQGKTDQVIGQQ, via the coding sequence TTGAGCAAAAATAAGGCTTGGAAGTTTCAGCATACAACGAAAGTTGCGTGTTTAAGTGTGGCTGCGCTTTCATTATTATTTCCTCAAGGTTTGGCTTTGGCGAATTCTGATGGCACGTCAAGTGGATCAAATACGGTAACGCAAAATGTAACGGTCAGTACTTCGGACACTGTGTATGAATCCTTATCCAATGAGATGAAGATAAAAATTGCAGCAGGTGAAATACCTATGCCCGAGCCCGTGGTGGCGGATCTCTCAAAGGTGAAATTCACCAAGGAGCAAGCGATCACTAAGTTGACAGAACTATTTCCTATTCTAAAGGAAGCAAGTGTCCAAAGTGTTGAATTGGGAAACAACAACGAGTATCCTGCGTCTAAAAATCAAATGATCTGGAACATCTATTGGAATTATCAAGTGGGGAATTCAGGCTATGGTTTTAACTCCCAAGTAGATGCGGTTACCGGGGATTTGATTAATGCGTATATTAGTATGCCTATTGAAGGGAATCAGTCCTATTATCCTCCGAAACTATCAAAAGAACAGGCTTTAGAACAAGCTAAGTCCTTTGTCGCCAAAGCTGCCCCGTCCCTTTCGCTTAAAGATTTACAGTTGGAAGAGAACAATTGGAATGGGGGCAATATTTCTTTATTTGGACCTGTTCAATATGGGTTTAGTTTCAAGATACTGAGAAATGGCATTCCTTCTTCATCTGATTATATTTATATCTCAATAGATGCAAATGGTAGTGTTACTCAATTTTCGAAGCCGTCAGACGGGGTAGAATACCCCTCTTCTGTAGCTTCTATTTCTCAAGAAGCGGTGGAGAAAAAGTTTGTTGACCAATTTGATGTCGAATTAAGCTATATTCCAATATATAAAAATGGCGTAACCAGCAATTGGATACTTGGCTGGCGTCCAACAGATAATGCTGTGAATTCATTTGATGCGACAACAGGTAACAAAATCGATTTTCAGGGAGAGGAGGTGTCGTCTTCTCCTGTGATTTATACTGATGTACCGGTAACGAAGGATATTATTTTCCAAGCTAGAAGCCAAAGTTCAGAGCTAACCGCAGAAGAAGCTGCCAAGCTCGTTGAGCAAGTAGCTGTCATACCAGAAGGACGTACACTAATCTCTAAAATGTTGGATAAGGATTATATGGACCCGAATCGGAAAATATGGAGATTAACGTGGGGGAAAAAGGATGCGGCGTATGCTAGTGGATTTCCATCGCAATCCTCAGCAGAGATCGATGCCATAACTGGTGAAATTGTGAGCTTCCGTCTTGCTGAATACGGCAGTCAGGACCTGCAAGCATTGTTGCCTACTCCCAGCGGGGCAATAAAGTTGACGAAAGAGACAGCCAAGCAAAAGGCGATCGAGTTCGTAAACCGGCTATATCCTAGTGCTAGTCAGAATCTTAAACTTACTGAGCGTGGGGATGACTCCAATTTAAATAAAGAAGGAACTCAGTACAACTTTAGGTTTATCCGTCATATTAACGGAGTTCCTATAGGTAGTGGTTCAGTATCAGTTACTTTTGATATTTATGGAAGATTGCAGTATTACAGTGCAGATCGGGTGCAAAATTTGGAGAAAATCACAGGAACTTCAGTTGCTACAGTAACGAAAGAGGAAGCCTTGACGGCTTACCAGAATCAATATAAGTTGAAGCTGCAGTATTCCCGTATCGGGGGATATTACGTGGATAATTCTTATATTGATCCAGCAATGTATCTGGTGTACAGTCCAGAACCAGCTGATCCTACAAGACCTTATGAGATGCTGGACGCAACTTCGGGTAAATGGATAACGGTATATGAAGGTGGCACCCTACCCGAGGCCGTTATCAAGCCTATTGACCTGAAGGGACATTGGGCTGAACAAGATCTCTCAACATTGGTGGAGTACTATATTATTACTCCCGATGAACAGGGGAACGTGAAGCCAAATGAAGTTGTTAGTGTAGGTGATTGGCTTACGATGATGGTTAAGGCGTCATCTCCTTACTATGCAAGTTATAGTAGCTATTATGGAATGAGTGAGCCTAAGTCCATTGCCGGGGTTGCACCGGATAGTCCATATTATAACGTTGTAAGTTATGCCGCAGAACGTCAATGGATTAGCCGTGATGATAAACTGCAGATGGATCAGAAGCTGACCCGAGAACAGTTAGCGGTTATGCTGACAGCTATAGTGAAATACAATAAACTATCTGCATTCATGGGCCAGGACTCCGTTGTTAGACAATACAGTGACTTCGCAAAGATTGGCAATCCAGGTGCCGTAGCACTGGCTGTCAAACTAGGTCTACTACAAGGAAAGAATGGTAAATTCAATCCGGAGCAGACGGTTACGAAGGCGGAAGTCGCCTCTGTCATCATGAGACTTGTTAAATTACAGGGAAAGACGGATCAAGTCATCGGACAGCAATAA
- a CDS encoding YhbD family protein: MNDDLISKKELLDLTGISYGQLYRWKRKNLIPEDWFIRKSSYTGQETFFPRLKIIPRIDKILNMKEDLSLDELADVFSPSLGEVHLSAGEILDRNIVTSSALNLYIQVTGHQDHFAFDKMLMIYVLDKLLQSGDISLDEGKLLLGTLEEHLSIFSGKDCELILIRKMGVAAFILLSSGSTICFDQGVKVVTSLFMAQCTEELKLKIGGSEA, encoded by the coding sequence ATGAATGACGATCTAATATCCAAGAAAGAGCTATTGGATTTGACAGGAATATCATATGGTCAGTTATACCGCTGGAAGCGGAAAAACTTGATTCCAGAGGATTGGTTTATCCGTAAGTCTTCGTATACGGGGCAGGAGACCTTTTTTCCAAGGCTTAAGATTATCCCGCGCATTGATAAAATACTAAACATGAAGGAAGACTTATCGCTTGATGAGCTTGCGGATGTCTTTTCTCCTAGTTTAGGTGAAGTGCATCTGAGTGCAGGAGAAATACTTGATCGTAACATTGTTACCTCCAGCGCTTTGAATTTGTATATACAAGTGACAGGACACCAAGACCATTTTGCATTCGATAAAATGCTGATGATATATGTACTAGATAAACTACTGCAAAGTGGAGACATTTCCTTGGACGAAGGCAAGTTGCTATTAGGCACATTAGAAGAACACTTGTCGATTTTTTCAGGAAAAGATTGTGAGCTCATACTCATACGGAAGATGGGGGTTGCTGCGTTTATCCTGCTATCCTCGGGCAGTACCATTTGTTTTGACCAGGGAGTTAAAGTAGTAACATCATTGTTTATGGCGCAATGTACGGAAGAGCTTAAGTTGAAAATTGGTGGAAGTGAGGCGTAA
- the ftsE gene encoding cell division ATP-binding protein FtsE, protein MIEMQDVWKTYPNGAHALKGISVKIDRNEFVYLVGPSGAGKSTFMKLIYREEVPTKGQISVNGFNIGKLKPRKIPYVRRNIGVIFQDFRLLPKLTAYENVAFALEVIEAPKKVIKKRVLEVLDLVGLKNKAGRDPSQLSGGEQQRVAIARAIVNNPSVIIADEPTGNLDPETSWEIMQLLDEINFRGTTIVMATHNKDIVNKMRKRVIAIEHGNIVRDQLRGEYGYEF, encoded by the coding sequence TTGATAGAAATGCAGGATGTTTGGAAGACCTATCCAAACGGAGCCCATGCACTGAAAGGCATCTCAGTTAAAATCGATCGTAATGAATTCGTATATCTAGTCGGCCCCTCTGGAGCAGGGAAATCGACTTTTATGAAGCTTATATATCGTGAGGAAGTACCCACAAAAGGACAAATTTCGGTCAACGGATTTAACATTGGTAAACTCAAGCCTCGTAAAATCCCTTATGTTCGCCGCAATATCGGCGTTATTTTTCAAGATTTCAGACTACTTCCCAAGTTGACGGCTTATGAGAATGTAGCATTTGCCTTAGAGGTAATTGAAGCACCCAAGAAGGTAATCAAAAAGCGTGTACTTGAGGTGCTTGATCTAGTTGGACTTAAGAACAAAGCAGGGCGTGATCCTTCGCAATTGTCGGGGGGAGAACAGCAGCGGGTTGCGATTGCCAGAGCCATTGTCAATAATCCTTCTGTCATTATTGCGGACGAGCCTACGGGTAATCTTGATCCCGAGACCTCATGGGAGATCATGCAGCTACTGGATGAGATTAATTTCCGCGGTACCACGATTGTGATGGCAACGCACAACAAAGATATCGTTAACAAAATGCGTAAACGTGTTATCGCTATCGAGCATGGCAACATTGTTCGAGACCAGCTGAGAGGGGAATATGGGTATGAATTTTAA
- a CDS encoding argininosuccinate synthase — translation MAKEKIVLAYSGGLDTSVILKWLKETYDAEIIAFTADIGQKEELDGLEAKALATGASKVYIDDLRDEFASDFIYPMFQSGALYEGQYLLGTSIARPLIAKRMVEIARAEGATAIAHGATGKGNDQVRFELNAAALAPEISVIAPWRLSEFRDRFPGRAEMIAYAEENGIPVTASAAKSYSMDRNLLHISYESGVLEDPWFDASAPESKDMYLLSVSPEDAPNEAEYLELEFEKGNCVALNGEALSPLGVMEKLNELGGKHGIGRVDMVENRFVGMKSRGVYETPGGTILFTAHRKMESLTMDREVMSLRDSLITRYSTLVYNGFWFAPERLAMQALVSESQKNVTGTVRVKLYKGNIIAAGVKSPVSLYNPDIATMEADPTQSYDQGDATGFIRLNALRLKVSSGVEQNNK, via the coding sequence ATGGCAAAAGAAAAAATCGTGCTAGCGTATTCCGGAGGACTAGATACTTCCGTTATTCTTAAATGGCTTAAAGAAACATACGACGCTGAGATTATCGCATTCACGGCGGATATCGGGCAGAAGGAAGAATTGGATGGCTTAGAAGCGAAAGCACTTGCTACTGGCGCATCCAAAGTATACATTGACGATCTCCGTGATGAGTTTGCGTCAGATTTCATTTATCCGATGTTCCAGTCGGGAGCACTATACGAAGGACAGTATTTGCTTGGAACAAGTATTGCTCGTCCTTTGATTGCTAAACGTATGGTCGAAATCGCTCGTGCAGAAGGCGCAACAGCAATTGCTCACGGCGCAACGGGAAAAGGAAACGATCAGGTTCGCTTTGAACTCAATGCGGCAGCGCTTGCACCAGAAATTTCTGTTATCGCTCCTTGGCGTTTAAGCGAATTCCGCGATCGTTTCCCAGGACGTGCTGAGATGATTGCCTATGCAGAGGAGAACGGGATCCCGGTTACGGCATCAGCAGCTAAATCGTATTCAATGGACCGTAATCTACTCCATATCAGTTATGAGAGCGGCGTACTGGAAGATCCTTGGTTCGATGCTTCTGCTCCTGAGAGCAAAGATATGTATTTGCTCAGTGTGTCACCTGAAGATGCACCGAATGAGGCAGAATATTTGGAATTGGAATTTGAAAAGGGTAATTGCGTAGCGCTTAACGGCGAGGCGTTAAGTCCGCTGGGCGTAATGGAGAAGCTCAATGAGCTCGGCGGTAAACACGGAATTGGCCGTGTGGATATGGTGGAGAACCGCTTCGTTGGTATGAAAAGCCGTGGTGTATATGAGACACCGGGGGGCACAATTCTATTTACGGCTCACCGTAAAATGGAGTCTTTGACAATGGATCGCGAAGTGATGAGTCTACGCGACAGTCTGATTACTCGTTACAGCACGCTGGTGTACAACGGATTCTGGTTTGCACCAGAACGACTGGCAATGCAAGCGTTGGTTAGTGAGAGCCAGAAGAACGTTACAGGGACCGTACGTGTTAAACTATACAAAGGCAATATCATTGCTGCCGGCGTAAAGAGTCCTGTCAGTCTGTACAATCCAGATATTGCGACGATGGAGGCAGATCCAACGCAATCTTATGACCAAGGGGATGCTACTGGATTTATCCGTCTAAATGCGCTACGTCTGAAAGTAAGCTCTGGTGTAGAGCAAAACAACAAATAA
- a CDS encoding CBS domain-containing protein has product MVTTLLAELPARSKPFYCHSNDSKSLIGEGIQSAPSISLSLTCRETIRVMFSYPESPCIVVCDKKNHPVGLIMCERFYLRICSRAGMDSFYNDPISKLMTHNFLSADINDSLTQIKAAAYNRPPGMRNDCIVVTDNGKFVGIVQTSDLNH; this is encoded by the coding sequence ATGGTGACTACTTTACTCGCTGAATTACCAGCAAGATCCAAACCATTTTATTGTCATTCTAATGACTCCAAGTCTCTTATTGGCGAAGGAATACAATCCGCACCAAGCATCAGTTTATCCCTAACTTGTAGAGAAACCATTCGCGTGATGTTTAGCTATCCGGAATCCCCTTGCATTGTTGTATGTGATAAGAAGAACCATCCCGTAGGTTTGATCATGTGCGAACGATTCTATTTGAGAATTTGCAGTCGTGCTGGAATGGATTCATTTTATAATGACCCGATTTCCAAACTGATGACCCATAACTTCCTAAGTGCAGATATTAACGACTCATTAACACAGATCAAAGCCGCAGCTTATAACCGTCCTCCAGGTATGCGAAACGATTGTATCGTTGTAACAGACAACGGCAAGTTCGTAGGTATCGTCCAAACCTCTGATTTAAATCACTAG
- a CDS encoding VanW family protein: MRKIHIILITITSAILLCFVILIALQQYAGQDTVPKGTTVAGMNVGGIKKEDALQILADQFAEMESSTVVFEAPNLQVNLTWREIGVNYDAGKFRAALSTLSEGNLWNRISARKNFPEVWKMNTSYDPKPLLAVFSPDWEKSRFGELVNAVRTIANDDSIHYLPGQPAQRIHWELFSSAIKSASPTSLSEGNNKSMEATVIKIPLQLVQPPVTIDTLKQEGIKRKIAQFSTGLQNSGTGRVYNVEAAAQTIDGMTLPPGGIFDYASVIESAEEVYGFREAPVIFGGKLVPGVGGGICQVSSTLYNAAIRAGLTIVERRNHSLPVSYVPKGQDATFAKGYINFRFKNTSGQHLLIRAQVENGVLTVKLFGDMPQNVTYEIQSRTSKVLPSTNKYVVNKTLPAGAWEIIIQGKEGYIVETYQIKKIDGKVVETRKLSKDTYPSQPTVIAMHDEGSDKGIISPDTNPKRIVEDGVEGPTF, translated from the coding sequence ATGCGTAAAATCCATATCATACTCATTACGATTACTTCGGCTATATTGCTGTGTTTCGTTATACTCATTGCGCTTCAGCAATACGCAGGACAAGATACCGTTCCTAAAGGAACTACGGTTGCTGGTATGAACGTTGGTGGAATAAAAAAAGAAGATGCACTCCAAATATTGGCGGACCAATTTGCTGAGATGGAGTCGAGTACAGTTGTGTTTGAAGCCCCGAATCTTCAGGTCAACCTCACTTGGAGAGAAATCGGCGTTAATTATGATGCAGGAAAATTCCGAGCTGCGCTATCTACACTTTCAGAGGGAAACCTGTGGAATCGCATTTCAGCTCGAAAGAACTTTCCTGAAGTATGGAAGATGAACACTTCATATGATCCCAAGCCTCTACTAGCGGTATTTAGTCCCGATTGGGAAAAATCCCGATTCGGTGAACTTGTTAATGCTGTCCGAACTATAGCTAATGATGATAGCATTCACTATTTACCGGGGCAGCCAGCTCAGCGCATTCATTGGGAGTTATTCTCCTCTGCCATTAAGTCAGCTAGCCCTACCTCTTTATCAGAAGGAAATAACAAGTCAATGGAAGCTACTGTGATCAAAATTCCACTACAACTTGTACAGCCCCCTGTAACGATCGATACCTTGAAACAGGAGGGAATTAAACGCAAAATAGCCCAGTTCTCAACTGGACTACAAAATAGCGGTACAGGACGCGTATATAATGTTGAGGCGGCAGCACAAACGATAGATGGGATGACGTTACCACCGGGTGGTATTTTTGACTACGCCTCCGTTATTGAGTCCGCTGAAGAAGTGTACGGCTTCCGAGAGGCACCCGTCATCTTTGGTGGAAAGCTTGTACCGGGTGTCGGTGGTGGAATCTGCCAGGTCTCGAGCACCCTATATAATGCCGCAATCCGCGCAGGGCTTACCATTGTAGAGCGCCGCAATCACTCACTACCTGTCAGTTATGTACCTAAAGGTCAGGACGCTACCTTTGCGAAAGGATATATTAATTTTCGTTTTAAAAATACATCAGGACAACACTTACTCATCAGAGCCCAAGTTGAGAACGGTGTGTTGACGGTCAAACTATTCGGGGATATGCCGCAGAATGTAACTTATGAGATTCAATCCCGTACTTCAAAGGTTCTTCCATCAACAAACAAATATGTTGTGAATAAAACACTACCTGCTGGAGCCTGGGAGATCATCATCCAAGGTAAAGAAGGTTATATTGTTGAAACATACCAGATTAAGAAAATCGACGGTAAAGTCGTTGAGACTCGAAAACTCTCAAAAGATACCTATCCGTCTCAACCTACAGTCATTGCGATGCATGATGAAGGGTCTGATAAAGGGATCATTTCTCCAGATACGAATCCAAAACGTATTGTGGAAGATGGGGTAGAGGGGCCTACTTTTTGA